Genomic segment of Sphingomonas sp. KRR8:
TTCCGCTCGAACACCCGCAACCTGCGGATGATCAAGCGCCACCTCGACCGCCATCATCCGGAGACGATGACGATCGAGGGCAAGGCGGACGAACTTTAGCGGCGGTAGCAGCGGCGGTTGGCGGTCAGCGACCGATCGATCGCCCGGCCCGCGAGCGCGCCGCCGACAGCGCCACCAGCTGTGCCGAGCAGGCCGTGGCCAAGGATGCTGCGGCCAACCAGCGCACCGCCGACACCGCCGGCGATCAGGCCGGTGCTGCCCGACGAATAACGGCACGAACGACCGTAGTAGGTCGAGTGGCGATAGTGGTGACGGCGTGCGTCAGCCGGGCTGACCGCGACGACGCTGGAGATGGTGGCAATCGCCAATGCGGCGCTGCCGAAAAGGGTGCGAGACATGATATTTCCTTTCAAGGGTCGTATAGCTCCCGAAATCAACGCGACAGGTTGGCGATGGTTTCCGCCGTCAGTCGCGGACTGGAACCACTGCCTCGCCTTCGCTGCTGCTGAGGATCGGCCGTCCGACGTCTCCCTGGCCGACGGTTCGGCCCGCCATCTCCAGCATCCGCTCCAGCGGCACTCGCGCCTTGTCCATCAGCTCGGTGGAGAGCTCAACCCGCGGGGTCAGGTCGCGCAGCGCGACGTACAATTTCTCCAGCGTGTTCAGCGCCATGTAGGGGCACATGTTGCAGTTGCAGTTGCCGTCCCCGCCCGGGACACCGATGAAGGTCTTGTGCGGCGCGGCCTTCTCCATCTGGTGGATGATGTGCGGCTCGGTCGCGACCAGGATCACATCGCTGGGTGAGTTCACCGCGAAGTCGAGGATCGCGCGGGTCGAGCCGACATGGTCGGCATGGTCGACGATGTGCGGCGGGCATTCCGGGTGCGCCGCGACCGGAGCGCCGGGATATTGCGCCTTGAGCTTCAGCAGCTCGGTCTCGCTGAAGGCCTGGTGGACGATGCAGATGCCGGGCCACAGCAGCATGTCCCGACCGGTCTTGCGCGCCAGATAGCCGCCAAGGTGCCGGTCGGGTCCGAAGATGATCTTCTGATCCTTGGGGATCTGGCTGAGGATCACGTCGGCGCTGGACGAGGTCACGATGATGTCGCTGAGCGCCTTCACCGCCGCCGAACAGTTGATGTATGTCAGCGCGATATGGTCCGGATGCGCCGCGCGGAAGGCGGCGAACTGGTCGGGCGGACAGCTGTCCTCGAGGCTGCAGCCAGCATCCATGTCGGGCAGGATGACGGTCTTCTCAGGGCTGAGGATCTTGGCCGTTTCCGCCATGAAGCGGACGCCGCAGAAGGCGATCACGTCGGCATCGGTCGCCGCCGCCTTACGGGACAGGTCGAGGCTGTCGCCGACGAAGTCCGCGAGGTCCTGGATCTCGGGCTTCTGGTAATA
This window contains:
- the nadA gene encoding quinolinate synthase NadA codes for the protein MTAPTTSLKGTDLLGEIKRLKEERNAVILAHYYQKPEIQDLADFVGDSLDLSRKAAATDADVIAFCGVRFMAETAKILSPEKTVILPDMDAGCSLEDSCPPDQFAAFRAAHPDHIALTYINCSAAVKALSDIIVTSSSADVILSQIPKDQKIIFGPDRHLGGYLARKTGRDMLLWPGICIVHQAFSETELLKLKAQYPGAPVAAHPECPPHIVDHADHVGSTRAILDFAVNSPSDVILVATEPHIIHQMEKAAPHKTFIGVPGGDGNCNCNMCPYMALNTLEKLYVALRDLTPRVELSTELMDKARVPLERMLEMAGRTVGQGDVGRPILSSSEGEAVVPVRD